The following coding sequences are from one Salvia hispanica cultivar TCC Black 2014 chromosome 3, UniMelb_Shisp_WGS_1.0, whole genome shotgun sequence window:
- the LOC125208980 gene encoding protein disulfide isomerase-like 1-4: MAMKSLLVISIFICLIFSHIHPSKSEEDEDLSFLEQVEQSDAVPLGDSDHYGHPHDYENYADLEDDEESAAYGEDDGGHTAAEVDETHVVVLRQSNFSEFIEKNTFVMVEFYAPWCGHCQALAPEYAAAATELKDEAVVLAKVDAAEETELSQKFDVQGFPTIFFFVDGVHKPYPGQRTKDAIVSWLKKKTGPGLHNITTTEEAERVLADEDKIVVAYLESLVGPDSEEFSGASKLEDDVNFYQTTSPEVAKLFQIDPQAKRPSVVMIKKDEEKFNQFGGQFTKSAIAEFVYENKLALVTTMTRESAPLVFENPIKKQLILFATSNDSEKFYPIFTEAAKVFKGKLLCVYVELDNEDVGKPVSEYFGVDGETPSVLAYTGNDDARKFMLDGEITVDNIKSFGQKFLGDNLKPFYKSDPIPENNDGDVKIVVGDNFDEIVLDESKDVLLELYAPWCGHCQSLEPIYNKLGKHLRGIYSLVIAKMDGTTNEHPRAKSDGFPTILFFPAGNKSFDPITFEDDRTVVAFYKFLKKHASIPFKLQKPASSVRSTASKDAASRKDDSSSSSDSDNGVKDEL, translated from the exons ATGGCGATGAAATCTCTGCTAGTTATCTCGATTTTTATCTGCTTAATTTTCTCGCATATACATCCATCGAAATCGGAAGAAGACGAAGATCTCAGTTTCCTCGAGCAGGTGGAGCAGAGCGATGCCGTGCCGTTGGGTGATTCCGACCATTACGGCCATCCCCATGACTACGAGAACTACGCCGATCTGGAAGATGACGAAGAATCGGCGGCATACGGCGAAGACGACGGTGGTCACACTGCCGCGGAGGTGGACGAGACGCACGTGGTCGTGCTGAGGCAATCGAACTTCAGCGAGTTCATTGAGAAGAACACATTCGTGATGGTGGAGTTCTACGCGCCGTGGTGCGGCCATTGCCAAGCTCTGGCGCCGGAGTACGCTGCCGCCGCGACGGAGCTGAAGGACGAGGCTGTGGTGCTAGCGAAGGTCGACGCTGCAGAGGAGACGGAGCTCAGCCAGAAGTTCGACGTGCAGGGATTCCcgaccattttcttcttcgTCGATGGCGTGCACAAACCCTACCCTGGTCAACGCACTAA GGATGCTATTGTATCATGGTTGAAGAAAAAGACAGGTCCTGGATTGCACAATATTACAACCACGGAAGAGGCAGAACGCGTCTTGGCAGACGAGGACAAGATAGTTGTGGCTTATCTCGAGAGTCTGGTG GGCCCAGATAGCGAGGAGTTTTCTGGTGCTTCAAAGCTTGAGGATGATGTTAACTTCTACCAGACAACCAGTCCAGAAGTGGCGAAACTCTTCCAGATTGATCCACAGGCCAAACGCCCGTCTGTTGTCATGATCAAGAAAGATGAGGAGAAATTTAACCAATTTG GTGGTCAATTCACTAAATCTGCAATAGCTGAATTTGTATATGAGAACAAGCTTGCTCTTGTCACCACTATGACCAGAGAAAGTGCTCCATTGGTATTTGAGAATCCAATAAAGAAACAG TTGATACTTTTCGCAACTTCTAATGACTCGGAGAAATTTTATCCGATATTCACAGAAGCAGCAAAAGTTTTCAAAGGAAAG CTCTTATGTGTTTATGTCGAATTGGACAATGAAGATGTTGGAAAACCTGTTTCAGAGTACTTTGGAGTTGATGGAGAAACTCCAAGT GTTCTTGCATATACTGGAAATGATGATGCCCGGAAATTTATGCTAGATGGTGAAATAACTGTTGACAATATCAAG TCGTTTGGACAAAAGTTCCTGGGAGACAATCTCAAGCCATTCTACAAGTCGGACCCTATTCCAGAAAAT AATGATGGGGACGTCAAGATTGTAGTTGGTGACAACTTTGATGAGATTGTCTTGGATGAGTCAAAAGATGTTCTTCTTGag TTGTATGCTCCCTGGTGTGGACACTGTCAATCTTTGGAACCTATATATAACAAGCTTGGCAAGCATTTGAGAGGCATTTACTCCCTCGTCATAGCTAAGATGGACGGGACGACAAACGAGCACCCACGAGCCAAG TCTGATGGATTCCCCACAATTCTCTTCTTTCCGGCTGGCAACAAGAGCTTCGATCCA ATTACTTTTGAGGATGATCGCACCGTGGTGGCCTTCTACAAGTTCTTGAAAAAACATGCCTCAATCCCATTCAAGCTTCAGAAGCCAGCCTCGTCAGTGAGGAGCACTGCTTCAAAAGATGCTGCTAGCCGCAAAGAcgacagcagcagcagcagcgacAGCGACAACGGCGTGAAGGATGAGCTATAA
- the LOC125213892 gene encoding patatin-like protein 6 → MACVDVNDDRTINPMIGLQEPSIDTDKLSYEIFSILESKFLFGYEDQQLWVPKPIAVQPKTAVLSDGGAQAAKNQRGKICILSIDGAGMRSILTGKTLAYLETALKNKSGNPDARIADYFDVAAGTGVGGIFTAMLFAAGDQNRPIFHADDTWKFLAAEGKKVYSIAKSRSSRNGFLKRIFKKSGSGGSSSAVGMEKAMKEAFKDERTGRSLTLKDTLKPVLIPCYDLSSAAPFLFSRADALESDSFDFNLWEVCLATSAEPVAFDPVCMKSVDGLTRCVGLDGGMAMSNPTAAAITHVLHNKQEFPFVRGVEDILVLSVGAGGQLMESSFDYEQVKTWKAKDWARPLARISGDSAAEMVDHAVAMAFGQSRSSNYVRVQASCSSFGQCGANVDSDPSPRNVKMLMGIADEMLKQKNVESVLFSGKKIGEQSNLEKLDWFADQLVLEHQKRSCRIAPTVAFKQPTSRP, encoded by the exons ATGGCGTGTGTTGATGTTAACGACGACCGCACCATTAATCCAATGATTGGATTGCAGGAGCCGAGCATCGATACCGACAAATTGAGCTACGAgattttttcgattttggaGAGCAAGTTTTTGTTCGGCTACGAGGACCAGCAGCTTTGGGTGCCGAAGCCGATTGCGGTGCAGCCGAAGACCGCCGTCTTATCCGACGGCGGAGCTCAGGCGGCGAAAAATCAGAGGGGGAAAATCTGTATCCTCAGCATCGACGGCGCCGGTATGCGAAGCATTTTGACCGGCAAAACCCTCGCGTATTTGGAGACAGCGCTGAAGAACAAATCGGGGAATCCTGACGCTAGAATCGCTGATTATTTCGATGTCGCCGCCGGAACAGGCGTCGGCGGAATTTTTACAGCGATGCTATTCGCTGCGGGAGATCAGAACCGTCCGATTTTCCACGCGGACGATACGTGGAAGTTCCTCGCGGCGGAGGGGAAAAAGGTGTACTCGATTGCGAAATCGCGGAGTTCGAGGAACGGTTTTCTGAAGCGAATTTTTAAGAAATCCGGCAGCGGTGGCTCGTCGTCGGCGGTTGGTATGGAGAAGGCGATGAAGGAAGCGTTCAAGGACGAGAGAACCGGCCGCAGCCTGACGCTGAAGGACACGCTCAAGCCGGTCCTGATCCCCTGCTACGACCTCTCCAGCGCGGCGCCGTTTCTGTTCTCGCGAGCCGACGCGCTGGAGAGCGACAGCTTCGATTTCAATCTGTGGGAGGTGTGCCTGGCGACGTCGGCCGAGCCGGTCGCCTTCGATCCGGTTTGCATGAAATCGGTCGACGGTTTGACCCGATGCGTAGGGCTGGACGGCGGAATGGCGATGAGCAACCCTACCGCGGCGGCGATCACGCACGTCCTGCACAATAAACAGGAGTTTCCGTTTGTGAGAGGAGTGGAGGACATTTTGGTCCTTTCCGTCGGCGCCGGAGGGCAGCTGATGGAGAGCAGCTTTGACTATGAGCAGGTCAAGACGTGGAAGGCTAAGGATTGGGCGCGGCCGCTAGCAAGGATTTCCGGCGACAGCGCGGCGGAGATGGTTGACCACGCTGTGGCAATGGCGTTCGGTCAAAGTCGTAGCAGCAATTACGTCAGAGTTCAG GCAAGCTGTTCCAGCTTCGGTCAATGTGGTGCAAATGTGGATTCGGACCCCAGTCCGAGGAACGTAAAAATGCTAATGGGGATTGCAGATGAGATGCTGAAGCAAAAAAATGTGGAGTCTGTCCTCTTCAGTGGTAAGAAGATCGGAGAGCAGAGCAACTTGGAGAAACTAGACTGGTTTGCCGACCAACTTGTACTGGAGCATCAGAAGAGGAGTTGCCGGATAGCTCCCACTGTTGCATTCAAGCAACCGACAAGTAGGCCTTAA
- the LOC125210855 gene encoding 30S ribosomal protein S13, chloroplastic: MAQALATPVLPSLSLISNPISNSSKFSLSFPLPTAFPKIGGLSIKCARVGGVEIPNNKRVEYSLQYIHGIGRTSARQILNDLSFENKLTKDFSEEELTILREEVSKYMIEGDLRRFNALAIRRLKEIQCYRGVRHIQGLPCRGQRTKNNCRTLKGKRVAIPGKKKK, encoded by the exons ATGGCGCAAGCGTTAGCTACACCAGTActgccttctctctctctcatctccaACCCTATCTCTAACTCCTCCAAATTCTCGCTCTCCTTTCCGCTACCCACCGCTTTCCCCAAG ATCGGTGGATTGAGTATCAAATGCGCTCGTGTTGGTGGAGTCGAGATTCCGAACAACAAGAGAGTGGAGTACTCGTTGCAGTACATTCATGGAATCGGGCGCACTAGCGCCAGGCAGATTCTCAACGACCTCAGTTTCGAGAACAAATTGACAAAAGATTTCTCTGAAGAGGAGCTCACCATTTTGCGTGAGGAGGTCTCCAAGTATATGATTGAAGGAGATCTT AGGAGGTTCAATGCGCTTGCAATTAGAAGGCTAAAGGAGATACAGTGCTACCGAGGCGTGAGGCACATTCAGGGATTGCCGTGTAGGGGGCAGAGGACCAAGAACAACTGCAGAACTTTGAAGGGCAAAAGGGTGGCCATTCCtgggaaaaagaagaagtaa